A segment of the Allosaccharopolyspora coralli genome:
GCCGGAGACCGAGTCGGCTCCGACGGAGTTCTGATTTCGTGAGTGGTCGTGAGTAGCGAGGCTCCGCGACGGGGGAGGAGCGGTCGAGGTCGTTCCACTCCCGCTGCGGACACTCCGGACACCGCACAAGATCAGCCCGGGTCGGCGACCACGGACTCTCCGGAGAGCCGGGCGCGGGACGTCGTCTACCGTCTCCTGGCGGTTCGTGCTCGCAGCGAAGCTGAGCTACGGCAAGCGTTGCTGCGCAAGGACATCGAGGAGGACGTGGTGGACGCGACGCTGCGAAAGTTCGTCGACGCCGGGCTCGTCGACGACGCGGAGTTCGCCGAAAGCTGGGTGCACCAGCGTCACCAGTATCAGGGACTGGGGCGCAAGGCGCTCCGGTTCGAGCTGCGGCGTAAAGGGGTCGACGACACCGTCGTCACCGAGGC
Coding sequences within it:
- a CDS encoding regulatory protein RecX codes for the protein MVVSSEAPRRGRSGRGRSTPAADTPDTAQDQPGSATTDSPESRARDVVYRLLAVRARSEAELRQALLRKDIEEDVVDATLRKFVDAGLVDDAEFAESWVHQRHQYQGLGRKALRFELRRKGVDDTVVTEALSGMDEDAESERARELVRRKLRTLSFVDDHVKRRRLLGMLARKGYGEGLSFRVVREEVEREQCGEDDL